In the Marinomonas algicola genome, one interval contains:
- the nth gene encoding endonuclease III produces the protein MNKHKRHEIFSRLRAENPNPKTELEYSSPFELLIAVLLSAQATDVSVNKATRKLFPVANTPEAILALGVDGLKEYIKTIGLFNAKAENTIKTCRLLIEKHNSVVPDNREALEALPGVGRKTANVVLNTAFRQIAMAVDTHIFRFGNRTKVAPGKDVLEVEAKLLKFVPKEFLLDAHHWMILHGRYICVARKPKCDACIIEDLCEFKEKTST, from the coding sequence GTGAATAAGCACAAAAGACATGAGATTTTTAGCCGCTTACGAGCCGAAAACCCTAACCCTAAAACTGAACTCGAATACAGTTCACCGTTTGAATTGCTTATTGCTGTTTTGCTTTCAGCACAAGCCACCGATGTGAGCGTCAACAAAGCCACTCGTAAACTCTTTCCGGTAGCAAATACACCCGAAGCCATACTTGCTCTGGGTGTAGATGGGCTAAAAGAATACATCAAGACCATTGGACTCTTTAATGCAAAAGCCGAAAACACCATCAAAACCTGCCGTTTACTGATCGAAAAACACAACAGTGTGGTTCCCGATAACCGAGAAGCTTTAGAAGCCCTACCCGGCGTAGGTCGTAAAACAGCGAACGTGGTGTTAAATACCGCCTTTCGTCAAATCGCCATGGCGGTAGACACCCATATTTTTCGCTTCGGTAACCGCACCAAAGTAGCTCCCGGTAAAGATGTATTAGAAGTCGAAGCCAAGCTATTAAAGTTTGTTCCGAAAGAGTTTTTACTTGACGCCCATCATTGGATGATTTTACACGGGCGGTATATTTGCGTTGCCCGCAAGCCTAAATGCGATGCCTGCATTATAGAAGATCTATGCGAGTTTAAAGAAAAAACGTCAACTTAA